The Megachile rotundata isolate GNS110a chromosome 4, iyMegRotu1, whole genome shotgun sequence region AACCAACTTTCGAAACAATCTCTGTTCCCAATTTAAAATCAAACCTTTCAGAGGAACACAAAGACTGCTTCGACGCTTTTCAGCACACGTGGAATTCATCTCCAACCGCGAATTCTCTTCGAACCTTTATTTAGAAATCCTTTTTAGACAATGTTCGGAAGAGATTTCACGGGGAGACTCCGAGAGGATCCAAGCGCACCACGATGCATAATACCGAAGAAAAGAACACCAATCGAAATGTTTGAAAACGAAAGTCAAAAAGGAAGCAGCAGTGTCTGGTGCAAAGTATCATACGCTTTGGATGAACGAAACAAAACGAGAAATAAAGAACGATCAAATGCAATGGGCTGGGGTGGCGTTCGTTTTCGATCAATGAAGCCAGGAAGTTGCTTCTGCTGTGTCGtgtaaatgattttaataatgaaAGAAACGTTCAGGATTAAATACATTCATATAGTACCTTTTCAAACAGACATACTGTTATATGTTTACTGAGAACTTTAGTTGTTAGCAACAATCGTGATGACAATTTATGGAGATAAATTTTGTGAGCCTCTGTACATAGcatcatatgtgtatgaatatcacatatagtattatacagagtatcatatgtatatgagtaacatatatagtattatacatagtatcatatgtatatgagtaacatatatagtattatacatagtatcatatgtatatgagtaacatatatagtattatacatagtatcatatgtatatgagtaacgtatatagtattatacatagtatcatatgtatatgagtATCATATATAGTATCATACATAGTATCATATGTAAAGTGtatcatatatatgtatatatcatacaataaaatttataaacgttTCATGATTTTAAGACTCGTTTCAACTTAACACTTCACAATTCACAATTTTAAGTTTGAAGTGTTGCAATCTTAAAAACCTTGAAACTTCAAACGTTCCAAACTTGAAGGTTGATATGAAATATGTGGAGCTTGAAACGATCTGTGTTTGAAGAGTTGCGAGATTAAAGCATTTTGAGTTTGCAGAGTTTGAAGCTCCCAAGCgatccaaatttgaaatattgcaagTTTGAAGTGTCTCGAGCTTCGAGTGACACTTGAAGCGTCCTAAACTTGAAGTGTCCCAAATTTGAAGTGTTCCAAACTTAAAGTATCCTAAACTTGAAGTGTCCTAAAGTGTCCCAAATTTGAAGTGTTCCAAACTTAAAGCATCCTAAACTTGAAGTGTCCTAAAGTGTCCCAAACTTGAAATCTCCCAAACTTGAAGTATCCTGAACTCGAAGTGTCCTAAAGTGTCCCAAATCTGAAGCATCTCAAACTGGAAGTCAAGCTTAAACCACTCCAAGTCTAAAACATTTCAAACTCGAAAATAGTATTTGAAATCTGGCTCCACAAATGTTATCCCGAAATTATGTTGAATGAAATCCTGAACGTTTCTTTGAGCACCGCTGCAACACGCTACACAGACCTGAcacacaaaaaaaaaacgaaatcaGTGGTTTGCAGAGTAACCCGTGCACACGTGAACAGAATGAACGTGTAATGTGAAAACTGTCGAGGGTGTTAATTATTGTCGGTGGAGTACTGATATGTGGCCGACCGAGAGAATGTTTCTTTTTTGGACGGTGATGTAAGTATACACACGCAGGGTGAATAATGCTGGTTAGTCGAGCACTGGTTCAGAATAGAGATACACAACTCGTGAGTGAAACAACAGACTCTAGTAATCGACACGCGAACGCGAATGAACGTTTTGGCGCGTGTTTATTGTCGCGCAAATCGAGAGACAGGGTGAGTCAGTCGAGGCTTTGATACATCTTCGAAATTGTCGATTATGTGGGCGAATATTTTAGACAGATGTTAAACGATGTCGAAGAAAACATAAGGTAATTATTTTTAGGTcgattttttgcaaatttttatcaaGTTTGTTCTTTAAATGGAATGATACATTTTTAGTATATTGttatatttgcaatttataacaaatgtatttaaaaacgaTTAGATACCttgatttcaattttgaatataGTAAAAATGGAAGTATGTGCTcgtaaatatttgtaacatgTAACATTTGCATCTACGTCTTTTTCTACCAGTGGTAATGTGTCAAAAACTATACTATTTTGTGTATTAATATGTAGATCTTTAAATGATTTCGAGATGTGCGTGCTTACTAGGGAGTatactgaaattaaaatatccccTAAACTTATggtttttatgtaaaaaatatttttttatgaaaaatggaAAGTATGTTCTAAaaaatgtatgattctatttaagATGACAAATTTTCGTATGATCACACACGATTGTCCTTCGATATCATCTgacttttgtttaaaatattttttaatataattgacaGTTTGGAAGATATTTCAGGTTAAAATCTGAAATGACTTACCCTGTAtatttgtatacagggtgtcctgcAATGTATAGTATAAGCAGAAATGTGATAATTTTACATTGGACAATAAATCAAAAATatagaacaaattttttttataaaagttttattatCAAATATACCAAGTTCAAAAATACGAAATATTCTTctataatttaaacaatttttacgtttccattaattcaacatttaataaaatgtataaatgaataaatgtttttaagctaaaatatatttgaaaaatttctaagtccaattttcctaataactattttatatttttgactaATTCTCctatgcaaaattattttccCAGACCTGCATCCCTCTGTAGCGATTAAAAACATCTActtaaaaaaatcaattttgaaaataatttcctcgtacataaattaataaaatgaaatatctaTTCATGCAATAAATTGTCAAGATTAAACATTATCTCTTTTGCCAAattagaaataaagaaatagaatcgttattcgaaataaaatatttattatttcaatgatatttatattttacatatttttaaacaatttccggaataattttcaaacaaaatccGCCCAGGTCTGCGTGTTACTACCTGTACTACGTACTGCAGGACACCTTGTATGTATGTAAAAAGAGAAATATACATATGAGATTAAAAAACGCTAAGATACgtgatgtaaaaatgtaaagaagCTTAGAAATATAATTGACTCTTACACCAAGGTCCAGATCAAGCCAGAGTATACCAAATGCAGCGGATAGAATGCACAGGAACACACAATCAATTAAACATACATTATTTCGAGAAACAGTAACCGTGTTTCGAGTTACGGGGTCAGTGGGTCACTTTTTATCTTATTTCTTATTTCTCGCTAATCTGTTACTTAGTTTATAGCTGTACAACCGAGGAGAACTACTCGCTTTCGTTCTAGTtcgcttttcttcttcttctttcactTTCCTTATTTACAGGTTATTTATTAATACTCTCAGGTAGACAGAGCTGCATTATAAACTAAATGCTTCAGACATTCAGAAGTTTTACCTTGGAATCTGCTTTCCAtgaaatcattttaaaaattatctattacaaagaagtttaaaaattaacatttatgtTACGGAGAAATGTAGAAAAAAATGAGTTACTTTCTGACATGATCAGGAAAATGtaacctaaaattttaacacgaatatgatattaattttacaaagtcAAGTATTAAAATAGTCAAAATAACTAACctcaaataatacaaattaagaTTTTACAATTACAAATCACTCAAAATCTCCTACATTAATCTCATTGGTCGAATATCCCTTAAAAAGCATATAACACAGTTAATAAACAGTTCGCAGCTCTGTCTTCCATTTTAAGACCTTGCAGACCCATGGTGTCTAAACGCAATCACGGTCGATCAACTGTCGTGTTCGAGGGTTGTCGAAGTCGATAACCCCTCCACGGACACCTTCTTCTCTTTCCGACGAACAAAAGAAGACATTTTCACCAAGAATCACGACGTAGTAAGAGGCGAGGAGAGGACGGAACAGAAGAAGAAAGTATCGAGGTGATTGATTCATGAACACGGAAGGGGTTTCGAGTGAAACGCAAGAGAAAAGTGGTAGTCGTCATGGCGGGGTGATCACACTCAGGCAAAGAGAATCAATCGATGTGTGGGTTAGTCGTCGCGTGAATGAGGATTAAGTACCTGGAAATGATGCTCTTCATCTTGGTATCCGGTGCAACGCCGTCTATATCGGTATCCTCGGTTGCGCCTAACCGGGCCCTCAGTCGATCTACGCTACTCTGCAGCCTCTCGATTTCCACTTCGTACTGGAAACGAAGAGACGTGGCGTTGTTAGTTACAAGACacatacagacagaggcaggcgaACAGCCGTTCCGTTAGGCGATAGATCAGAAAGGACATATAGGAGACGGCTTCGTAGAAAGAGGAACTTGTTATTCACAACGATAATGTTATCACGGATTTATATACAGTCGGGGTTAgggtaaaattaaaaaagttcctCTTTGGTTCGAGGACGTCTGGCTGGAGGAATCTTCTGATCGCtgctgaaaatttagaatcgaTGATCTTAGTTCGCTTGGTTTCgttaataacaaatttcaagATGAATAGTAAGTCAATCTTCTTTAACAAGGTGAAATCCGAATCAACGTAAACGTAATTCCGCAGCTTCATTCGTCATCGAGGAAACCAAGTAATCCATAGAACGCTATAGATATCGGATGCGCTACCTGATCGATGCTTCGATGACTTCGAGATTTGCTCCTCCTGGTCGTGCAGCTCTCTTCTTCGCTGGTGTCAGACAGGTCCCGTGTCGAGTCTAACGACAATCTCCTCCTCAGCTTCGTACAGCATACGTTCTGATTCTGTTCCGAGTTATTTCTGTGCGTCTGATTGTTCTGCCTCCACTGATTATGATTGTTCCTCTGCAGGTTCCTCACGTTGTTCTGTGGCGGAGGTGACGGGCTCAGATCGACGCCTCTGACACCCTCGACGCCACCGCCGCTTCCCTCTCTCTCCTCTGAACTACTGCTGCCCCTCCTCCCGTTCCTCCCGTGGTTCGATTCCATGTGATAAACGGGATTCGCGAACGCGAGGGGCGCAGCGTTCAGTATGTGCGCGTTCGCGTTGTTGCTGCTGAGATCCACCGGGCTGGAGCTCTGGCTATAAGCGGCGAAACTTTGATAACCGGATGAGGCTACGTTACTTAGCTGAGAGATCGATATCTGCGATCCCTTTTGCGATTTAGACTCGGACACTTCGTCATCGGCGTACCTCAACAGGTCGGACAGCTCGTCCAGGTTACCGTTGGCCGTCGTGTTATTCGTCTTGCTGTTGTTGTAATTGTTGTTCGGCTGGTGATTGATCGACAGTGTCAGATTCGGCGACGGGTTCACCACCACGTTCGCGTTCACGGTGGTTTTCGAGACGTTGTTGTAGTTCTGATGCTGGGTCTGATTCGCGTTCTCCTCCTTGTTGCAGTGATTCCTGCTAGCCGATCTCGAGACGTTGtagttgttgtgattgtaattgtcctcCCTGTCGTGGATGTCCAGGTTCTGTAGCCGGGCAATGTTGTGTCTGTGGttctgttgctgttgctgctgttgacTCATAACGGGGCAGTTGTTCGACTGGTTGTTTTGAGGAACGGTGATGTTGTAGTTGGAGTCCTTTAAGTTATTGTGACTTTCCGATCTAGTTGGGCTGGTGGGATGTGTCTGGCAGTGATTCACGTTCGCCAGACTAGCGCTGGCGGTTAATCTGTACCCTGCGCCTGTCCTGTTGGATCCGATCGCCCTGTGCTGTCGCACTATCGGCGTGGGTGAACGTGACACAAAAGCTGGGGGCTCCAGAGGATAGTCGTCGGTGGTAATTTGTAGTTGGAGCTTCCCGTTAGTCGGCAAATAAGCGTTTCGAGGAAGAGTGGCAGCTCTGGCGACGTTGGGACTTCGGGAACTGTTGTGGCCCAGAGTATTCGATTGCAGTACCTCGTTACTGTCTCTGATGGTACCGTTCAGCGTGCTGTGATTGCTCAGAGTAGATGTTGCCGATACGGAGAGATTCGTGTTGCTGTTTGCGATCGTCGGATCGTTATAACGAAAAATGTTGTTCTGAAGGTTTGGATAACGATGCGAGGCTGATACTGGACTTGGACCCGATTGATCAAGGGCTATGGAGATCCTCTCCAGGATCTCCGGTAGTCGGGATGGAGGCAGTGATGGCGATGATGAAGAGATTGTGACTAAACTTTCGCGCAGAAGAGCGTGAAGAAGAGACAATTGCTTTCCCAGGTCTATGTAGCCGTCGAATTCCAGGGAATTGTTGGCTGGAGCATCCTTTGGCAGAGGgctctgttaaaaataaatttgatcttACAGATAAGTTCTCCACATAGGTTATAATAGAATAACAGGAGTACGTACACTGATCATCTGAAGGAAATTCTTCATGGACGGAGCTTCTCGCTCTAGGAAATCGTTCATAAATTCCATGAAGTTCTCTTTTCCTTGGAATCTCGTGAAGTTCGCGAGAGTTTGGAGCGTTTTCGCTACGAGAGTGAGATTCCTCGCTGCCTTTTCATTCGGATATTCTGCAAAGACACACAAAttccaataaaaaatttgtcaattaatCGATTATACACGGTAAACTTCATTTAGAAGCAACGACGCACGAAATATGAGAGCTGATAAAAGTCTGCCATTTCCGCAGCACTCATCAAAACAAAGCTTATCTTATCTCCCGTGAAACATGCATAATACGGAGTTTATGTCAGTtgctataaatatttgtttacaaGTTTAATCATATTTGAATTGCATAAAAGATGTTTAATCTGTATAGATTTTTTATTATCTAAGATTCTAACTATCTAATGTATGGCAAAGGTTACTCATCTCCAAATGCTAGTTACGGTATCTTGATCTCATGAACGAAATAACGAGACGAAGACATCGAGCGTTTGACTTACCGTGCGTAATGTTGAAGAGAGAGGGGCTGAGTATGGCGGGACACAGGAATCTCAGGAATATAGACGCAGAGATCAGATTGTCAGCAATGTCCTCCCGGCCCATGTCAGCCAGTCGCTCGCGGAATATACGGAAGCACTCCCGTAATTCGAGAGGAAAGTGAGCGTGGCTAGATAGTATCCTGCTCCAGGCGAGCTCTACGGCGTTCCGTAGATTCTGCTGTTGTTTGTGAAGGGCCGCCACCGAGGCGACCTTCAGTGGGTCCACCTCGCAATCGCCACCTTCCACCGCACCCCTCACAACCGCCCCCAAGGTCTCCTGCAGGTACCTGTCTCCCGTCAACTTCAGGTAGGCCTCCATCGCCTTCGTGGCTAAGGAATTTCCTCGAAAGGTGAGCCTCTCGTCGTCTGAAATTCGATATCTTTCGTTAATATTCGACAGATCGGTTTCTTCAGTTTCGACTTTTTCGACTACCGTGCTTCGGGGTGAACGccaattttatttcttctgGGAGTGATACCTGATATGACTGGGAATGCTTATggaaattttctgtaatttgaCTTTCAGAATCTGATAAATCTGGACTTAATTGTTGCCATTTAAGGGATTATTAATTCTAACTATAGGACGTGTAGTCAAAGTGTTTACGTTGTACGTGTAgatataatataacatttgtTCAAACAAGAAGGTTAGATCAGTTAGACCAATTAAGTAACTTAGAGGAAAATCACTTGCTTGCTCAAACGATGAATTCATCTTATAGTATTCTCTATAGTACATTTCTGAATATATCAACTTTTGTATTTCATAATTCATCACAAACACAAAAACTAATGTTTATATCAGAAAGCTAACAAAATGAAGAATAGAGTATGATTGTCTCTTCGAGATGAAGATACCAATACTTACCTATTCTATGGATGTCCATCATCACCAAGTCAGCAAGAAACTGTGGTGCCTTCTTCTCGCGTTGCATGACTGCCACCAAGGCCGTGGCGATGTCCTCCTTCGCTTTAACGCCGATCACCGGCTCCAATTTCTCGCAAAGAGACGCATAATCCGTCTTTAGGTACTCCAGAAACTCCTGGTACACCTGGACCGGAAGTATGTCTACGGATTGGAAGCGACATTTCACCCTGAGTGCCGGAGGTTCCTTCAGCGGACCTTTGTCGCCTACCACAGGGTACCATTTCTCGGTCAGGTAACGAGATGTGACGTTGTGCACGGGTATACTAACGGAACCtaatcaaaaattccaaacatcaTTAATCCAAGTCTCACAgtaaaatgtacaatatttattatagaagTATAGAAGTATATAGAAGTAGACTCTATTTGAAGTAAACTATTTCAAGTATGTTATTTGAAATATCAATTCGATTTGAACTTTCAACTCACCAATCAAAACATTCTTATCCCTCTTCTTCTTCCGATCAGCCTCTCTGTACAGGTTCACTTGAATAGTGTTGACAGAGGGCAGATGATGGAAGTCGAAGTGTTCACCCCAGAAGCAAAGGTCGGCCTTCAGCTTCGCGGTGGTTCGCGCGTACAACGTGCTGTCCAGACAAACCTCGCAGAAATATCGCTTCTTTGCCGGTACGCCTTTAGCCTCGAGCAGCCAAATCTGCAGAGAGTTGTCCGTTCGTCTTGTCTGCTCCGCGTCCGGTTGTACTGATTTCCTCAAGCTACGAATTTTAACAACATATTACAGCGGCTCTTCACACCATTGCGTCGTGTCATGATTTTCTTTAGGAcactttattttgttttattttatatatgataGACAATTCTGATAACAGATGGTGTTTTAAGGAGACCTGTTATTATGAGCTTGATATATTAGTATTCAAATTCATCCACATACTAATATCTGCACATACAGGTACATATACAAATACTTATAATACATGTGCATCCACATATGTATCTAAGTACTtgtacatccacatatgtgtccaAATATTTGTACATCCTCATTCATATACAAATACTTGAACATTCACATACATGTCCAAGTATATGTACATCCTCATTCATATACAAATACTTGAACAGTCACATACATGTTCAAGCATATGTACAtccatattcatatacatatacttgaACATCCACATTCTCATCCACATACATGTACATCCACATTCATATCTAAATACTTGTACATCCACATACTCATTCACATACATGTACATCCACATTCATATCAAAATACTCGTACATCCACATTCTCATCCACATACACGTACATCCACATTCTCATCCACATACATGTACGTCCACATACATATCCAAATACTCGTACACCTACATTTTCATCCACATACATGTACATCCACATGCATATCCAAATACCCATACATCCACATTCGCAACCAAATATTAATGCAACCACATCCACAGTCCTCGTTACGAAAAAACGATCCACAGCAACAATTTCGAACAGAAGATGATATACGTTGGTAAGCACATTCCAAAAGATCATCACCAAAAACAGTACCGTTCAGCAGGTAGCCGTTGTAAGGATGACTCGACACGTGGATCATTGAGCACGTTCGGATTCGTGAGTGGCACGACGCGGCGTAAGAAAAAGAAGCGAAAGAAGCAAGAGAGAAACGGTACCAACCTGTGTAACCACTGGTCCCGTTCGTGAGCGGTCCTGCAACTGAAATACTTGGGTCCACCGGTGCTGGGTGTCACCTGGAAGCAGTGAGGTCTACCGAGCAGGCTCGGATGCAGCGGTGTCACGGCTGCGAGGTCCATCGAGGTCACTGCCTGTCCACAGAGCAGGGACTCGTGTGAACGACAACCACGAAGTCCGGCACCGCGTTGTTTCTGTCGCTCGAGTTTCGTCACGCTTTTCGTCCTCTTCAGCGGATTCGAGCGGAAGGACCTCTTCGAGAAGAAGTTCTGGCAACAGAAAAGGATGGTGTTGTGATTAACATGTGATAAACATGTAATTAACTGCATAAACCGGTTGTAACTGTTTCTACCTAAATGGTTGTATAGATAGAAATGATCTTTCACATGATACGAGGTACTTTTTTCAAAATTGAGGTTAGACATATGTTTCTCTAAATCTCTTAATAAGAATAGAAACATATGTGAATACTATGcatgcaattatttttaatttttctatagaAATACTATAGATGCGTAGATGATTATATTTGGATGGACAGACTGTTTCTAATGAGtataatatgtgaaatataatttcaacactggaatattaaataaattcaaatggTCCATTATCTAACAAGAGGTTACGATATTTCAATTCTTATGAAACTTAACCATAAATGAAGGGGTGTCTTCTTACAAAAGAATGAATTGTAAATTTCTTTGTTATGAAATACACGTTGTGAACGCAGTCTTTTCAAGGTTCCACAACGAATTCTTCGATACGCCGCGATCGATAATAAATCAAAGTTGTGCGATTCCCTTGGAGCGCAAATACTAGTCTCATCAAATTAATTACGAGAAGATTAATCGACCAGCAATGATGCAATGAGACGTGTGACGTGACTGTAACTTGATGTACGATATAACTGTACGATCTGTTCTCCTCGATGATTAAACGTGTTTTGCTCGTAAAGTTAAGCGAGTCCCGACAATCGGCCTCGCGTGTTGTTGAAAGACAGGAAAGCACTTACCGATCAGAAGAACCGTTTTGTCGTCCTTCTGATCAACTTCTGTATATAGCAGTGAGAAACATTTAAAGAGTAATGGGTGAATTTATGGTGTGGTCAGACGGTGTTCGTTTGAACAGgttgaaattgtaattatatggtaTGCGGAGCTCATTAATGGGGTTTCTAGGGAAAACGGTGGTGTTGGggtaggttaggttggatttctggtaaatttgaaagcttgggaattttaggagtgtggaggtttggagatgtggggatttggggatttaggaatatggagatttgggaatttggaaatttggggatttggggatttgagagtttaggaatttggacatttggggatttagggatttgggggtttaggaatttggacatttggggatttgggaatttggggatttggggatttggggatttggggatttggggatttgggaatttggggatttgtggatttaggagtttaggaatttggggatttggggatttggggatatggggatttggagatttggagatttggagatttggagatttgggaatttggagatttggggatttggggattgagggatttgggaatttgtggatttgggaatctggggatctggagatatgggaatctgAGTAtctgggggtttagaaattttggaacctgAAGAATTGGACATttaaaggtttggaaatttggagatttgaggagtaAGAGATTCAGAGATCTTATGACttgtggatttggtgatttagggaattggggttgGTGGGATTTCGAGGTTTGGGGCGtgtgaattttgaggatttgtagatgtagaaatttggaaacttgaaattcgagaacctagaaatttagaaatttgcagaactcagaacttaggaatttgcaaatttgggaatttagtcattttgggggttttagaatttggagattaaggAACTCAGTGATCTGTTTTAAAGtctcaagaatttgaaaattttcgaatttcatagtttggttataaaattcatagatatggagaatttaataattcacatATCTTCCATTACTCatttaacacaaaaaaaaaataaatatctctctcataaaaatataaaatgtaatacacatatgtgacaatGCACATATAAGTCTACATAtccatccctatatccccagcCACAgtaaaactttcaaaaattataaaaatctagGTACCTATTCCACAGTTTCATGTTCCATtcaccaaattcctcaaacatTCACATCTAACCAAAAATGACCCATAACTTCATCACCTCACATCACATTTAACACTCCACTCACATTTCTCTCAGGAATATCATAACATAAATTCCACGAAACAACCGAATCACCAATTCTCTGACAACATCACCAATTCTTGTCAACACTTCGAACATTCGCAAACGAATTCTCAAACGACAGCTCTCTATTAGACACAAAATAAACGAGCAATTCGCGAAACGGCAGATTGTTTCAGTAGCTAAAGCTGTCTACACCACGAGTGAAAATCATCGACTGACTCGACGAGCGATATCAAGAATCTTTCGTGACATTGCCCAGGTGAAAGGTATTCCTGTGTTTGATACCAGCAGGATTTAGCCCGTGTATCCGGTACAACGATGTACCAATCGATCCTTGGGCCCGAAAACTATTCTTAAATTAACTTGGAAAAAGATTAGTTGACTTCTTCGTGCATTTTCAATTAGAAACTCGAACTAGTCGAACTGTGTCAATGTTGGGTGGGATGTTACGTAAAGGTTAATCTAGCGTGACGAGAAAGTTGGAACACTgggaaattttttactttaatgAAGCGTGAATTTATTGTACTTGAAACTAGAGActaaatggaagaattgaaattaatttttttattattatagtaggtttgtaatttttatttaatttccttttttttgtttaagatTGGGCACATTTGGGTTTGGTGAAGATTGGGTATTTTTggaagaattttatatttgttcaaTTTAGTTGCAAATTTGTCTTCAAggagtttta contains the following coding sequences:
- the raskol gene encoding ras GTPase-activating protein raskol isoform X3, with the protein product MLNAEHLEESPKRRSTFYVSLDGESRQPSKIPKTIESDKFVSNTFPISTKTPNVVLTRTLSNNEALSTPKRMDETFPEPRGKVQSLTKIFETPKSEQSNGPDQRKKVERTRSFKTIERFQSRFTGKKDANRKDSRLNNTIACFEVEDEDSKKKTDNKRTTKNLDSKSTSNARISSTETRSKQNGSTTFTNLLIRRTHSTKLARSTSTLVKPTGRHASVDSPSGVATPARNDHRSTNEKSREEETPEDSVVDNDEGTESSVFEDADADAGIHSDTSYEKACRRGSAPATPVLGARPLDVTPNRIVNFFSKRSFRSNPLKRTKSVTKLERQKQRGAGLRGCRSHESLLCGQAVTSMDLAAVTPLHPSLLGRPHCFQVTPSTGGPKYFSCRTAHERDQWLHSLRKSVQPDAEQTRRTDNSLQIWLLEAKGVPAKKRYFCEVCLDSTLYARTTAKLKADLCFWGEHFDFHHLPSVNTIQVNLYREADRKKKRDKNVLIGSVSIPVHNVTSRYLTEKWYPVVGDKGPLKEPPALRVKCRFQSVDILPVQVYQEFLEYLKTDYASLCEKLEPVIGVKAKEDIATALVAVMQREKKAPQFLADLVMMDIHRIDDERLTFRGNSLATKAMEAYLKLTGDRYLQETLGAVVRGAVEGGDCEVDPLKVASVAALHKQQQNLRNAVELAWSRILSSHAHFPLELRECFRIFRERLADMGREDIADNLISASIFLRFLCPAILSPSLFNITHEYPNEKAARNLTLVAKTLQTLANFTRFQGKENFMEFMNDFLEREAPSMKNFLQMISSPLPKDAPANNSLEFDGYIDLGKQLSLLHALLRESLVTISSSSPSLPPSRLPEILERISIALDQSGPSPVSASHRYPNLQNNIFRYNDPTIANSNTNLSVSATSTLSNHSTLNGTIRDSNEVLQSNTLGHNSSRSPNVARAATLPRNAYLPTNGKLQLQITTDDYPLEPPAFVSRSPTPIVRQHRAIGSNRTGAGYRLTASASLANVNHCQTHPTSPTRSESHNNLKDSNYNITVPQNNQSNNCPVMSQQQQQQQNHRHNIARLQNLDIHDREDNYNHNNYNVSRSASRNHCNKEENANQTQHQNYNNVSKTTVNANVVVNPSPNLTLSINHQPNNNYNNSKTNNTTANGNLDELSDLLRYADDEVSESKSQKGSQISISQLSNVASSGYQSFAAYSQSSSPVDLSSNNANAHILNAAPLAFANPVYHMESNHGRNGRRGSSSSEEREGSGGGVEGVRGVDLSPSPPPQNNVRNLQRNNHNQWRQNNQTHRNNSEQNQNVCCTKLRRRLSLDSTRDLSDTSEEESCTTRRSKSRSHRSIDQVNLCGGGATARTTQDVRCVVVQAARDRRAGTANSRVGRRELSSDDVQHKTVVRIEHPEATLQREEPVEQ